In one Novosphingobium humi genomic region, the following are encoded:
- a CDS encoding urea amidolyase associated protein UAAP2, which yields MTQDPHTAGLTGAIIHDAIVPARAPWLHTIRAGQTLRIVDLEGNQAVDFLLYSADDDAERYSMQDTVSAQGNLFLRQGTVLRSNEGRAMMTIAATSVEYHDTIGGACSCESNTLRYGHHTKSQHACVENFLEANLTQGRGKRDIVSNINFFMNVPVEPDGSLGIVDGISAPGLTVDLRAEMDVVVVVSNCPQINNPCNAFNPTPVRMIVSA from the coding sequence ATGACGCAAGATCCCCACACCGCCGGGCTGACCGGCGCCATCATCCATGACGCCATCGTCCCGGCCCGCGCGCCCTGGCTCCACACGATCCGCGCGGGCCAGACCCTGCGCATTGTCGATCTGGAAGGCAATCAGGCGGTCGATTTCCTGCTCTACAGCGCCGATGACGACGCCGAGCGCTACAGCATGCAGGACACCGTTTCGGCGCAGGGCAATCTGTTCCTGCGTCAGGGCACGGTGCTGCGTTCCAACGAAGGCCGCGCGATGATGACGATTGCGGCCACCTCGGTCGAATATCACGACACGATCGGTGGAGCATGCTCGTGCGAATCCAATACTTTGCGCTATGGCCACCACACCAAATCGCAGCACGCCTGTGTCGAGAACTTCCTTGAGGCCAATCTGACCCAAGGGCGCGGCAAGCGCGATATCGTCTCGAACATCAATTTCTTCATGAACGTTCCGGTCGAACCCGATGGTTCGCTGGGCATTGTCGACGGCATTTCCGCGCCCGGCCTGACGGTCGATCTGCGCGCGGAGATGGATGTGGTCGTGGTCGTCTCGAACTGTCCCCAGATCAACAATCCCTGCAACGCCTTCAACCCCACCCCCGTTCGGATGATTGTATCGGCATGA
- a CDS encoding YncE family protein produces the protein MKRLVVLAAAVIGAPMITMPALAEPVEKVIPVPGFADFIAVDGATVWTTNRGRVEHWSAEKKLAEVPSPHPCGGMSIAHGALWFADCKEGVVKRVSLHKAKVVASIPTGLANGKEGELNVAAGAGSIWVASDARGEIKRIDARTNKVIATIPTAPGAYYLAFGFDALWAVSAKGNLIQRIDPKTNSVTKTTPLGKQPGFLAAGEGGVWVQEQGDGTVVRIDPTTGEVSGRVKVGVVLKYGDIDTGGGKVWLRSTEDQTFVVINPKTLAILARVGPLAGSGGLRYSPGGVWTTAHDKHTLSFWADPARIGAKTGD, from the coding sequence ATGAAACGCCTTGTCGTTTTGGCCGCCGCCGTGATCGGCGCGCCCATGATTACTATGCCCGCATTGGCCGAGCCGGTGGAGAAGGTCATCCCCGTCCCCGGTTTTGCCGACTTCATCGCGGTGGATGGGGCAACCGTATGGACCACCAACCGAGGCCGGGTTGAACATTGGTCCGCCGAAAAGAAGTTGGCCGAAGTGCCCAGCCCGCATCCTTGCGGCGGCATGAGCATCGCCCATGGCGCGCTGTGGTTTGCCGATTGCAAGGAAGGCGTGGTCAAGCGCGTCAGCCTGCACAAGGCCAAGGTGGTGGCCAGCATCCCCACCGGCCTTGCCAATGGCAAAGAGGGCGAGTTGAACGTGGCGGCGGGGGCCGGCTCGATCTGGGTGGCCAGCGATGCCAGGGGCGAGATCAAGCGCATCGACGCGCGGACCAACAAGGTCATCGCCACCATCCCCACCGCGCCGGGGGCCTATTACCTCGCGTTTGGCTTTGATGCGCTTTGGGCGGTCAGCGCCAAGGGCAATCTGATCCAGCGCATTGATCCCAAAACCAATAGCGTCACCAAGACCACGCCGCTGGGCAAACAGCCCGGCTTTCTGGCCGCAGGCGAAGGCGGGGTCTGGGTTCAGGAGCAGGGCGACGGGACGGTGGTGCGCATTGATCCCACCACCGGCGAGGTGTCAGGCCGAGTCAAAGTGGGCGTGGTGCTGAAATATGGCGATATCGACACGGGCGGCGGCAAGGTCTGGCTGCGCAGCACCGAGGATCAGACCTTTGTGGTGATCAATCCCAAGACGCTGGCCATCCTCGCCCGTGTCGGGCCGCTGGCGGGCAGCGGGGGCCTGCGCTATTCGCCCGGCGGCGTGTGGACCACCGCGCATGACAAGCACACGCTGTCTTTCTGGGCCGATCCCGCCAGGATCGGGGCCAAAACCGGCGATTGA
- a CDS encoding urea amidolyase associated protein UAAP1 → MTNILANPLAARDHARAMAGTVVESMPILPPHADDLPPGVSADDHLWEETIAPGGYATRHLPRGARLRLIDVKGDACASVMIFNAQMPSERLNVADTVKVQWNAYLGAGKLLLSDMGRVLMSIEADDAGTHDCFSGTSNAATNAAKYGDGTNSGPHPNGRDRFLLGAAKHGLGRRDVHPCVNLFKGTHIEADGTITPIVGPFAPGRSVVLRAEMEVIVVIANCPHVLDPRPDYTVTPLRASAWRGAITPSDDPIRNATPEGLRAFENVEDYCRR, encoded by the coding sequence ATGACAAATATACTCGCAAATCCATTGGCCGCGCGCGACCATGCCCGCGCCATGGCGGGCACCGTGGTCGAATCCATGCCGATCCTACCGCCCCATGCCGATGATCTGCCCCCCGGCGTCTCGGCGGATGACCACCTCTGGGAGGAAACCATCGCGCCGGGCGGCTATGCCACGCGCCATCTGCCGCGCGGCGCCCGCCTGCGCCTGATCGACGTAAAGGGCGATGCCTGCGCCAGCGTGATGATCTTCAACGCCCAAATGCCCAGCGAACGGCTGAACGTGGCCGATACGGTCAAGGTCCAATGGAACGCCTATCTGGGCGCAGGCAAGCTGCTGCTCTCGGACATGGGCCGGGTGCTGATGAGCATCGAGGCTGATGATGCGGGCACCCATGACTGCTTTTCCGGAACCTCGAATGCCGCCACCAATGCCGCCAAATACGGCGACGGCACCAACAGCGGCCCCCACCCCAATGGCCGCGACCGCTTCCTGCTGGGCGCGGCCAAGCATGGGCTGGGCCGCCGCGATGTCCACCCTTGCGTCAACCTGTTCAAGGGCACGCATATCGAAGCCGACGGCACGATCACGCCGATTGTCGGCCCCTTCGCGCCGGGCCGCAGCGTGGTGCTGCGCGCAGAAATGGAGGTGATCGTGGTCATCGCCAATTGCCCCCACGTCCTCGATCCGCGCCCTGATTACACGGTCACGCCTTTGCGTGCCAGCGCATGGCGCGGGGCGATCACGCCGAGCGACGATCCCATCCGCAACGCGACGCCCGAAGGCCTGCGCGCCTTTGAAAACGTCGAAGATTATTGCCGTCGCTAA
- the atzF gene encoding allophanate hydrolase, translated as MNRQSATRIAAAIRAGQTNAVEVISETLARLAAYDAIQPQIWISRASPETLLATAAAIDARVAAGEDLPLAGVPFAVKDNIDVAGFETTAACPAFAYRPDASAPVVERLLAAGAICVGKTNLDQFATGLVGTRSPYGIPRNAYNLAYVSGGSSSGSSVAVAAGLVAFALGTDTAGSGRVPAAFNHLIGFKPTKGRWSTSGLVPACRTLDCITVFTDDTADARLIDGVVAGFDPADPYSKPLADRPRAARTIGVPRRDQRLFFGDAESEYLYTQALETLSAQGRIVEIDMAPLQEAAQLLYGGPWVAERSAAIAGLLADNPDAIDPTVRAVVEPGLEIGAVELWQGIYCLAALKRHADQMWEEIDILAFPTAGTTYRVAELAAAPIALNSNLGAYTNFVNLLDMAALAVPAGARHNGTGFGITLIGPADCDRALLDMADAYLDAAALPPIPPLDLEAKMQTVKLAVVGAHLKDMPLHWQLTSRDASFVGAFETAPHYRLYAMADSVPPKPALIHSEDGASIKVEVYELGVAEFGSFVVEVPAPLAIGTVTLADGSSVKGFVAEPRAIVGATDITELGGWRAYIASRA; from the coding sequence ATGAACCGTCAATCCGCCACACGCATCGCCGCCGCCATCCGCGCCGGGCAAACCAACGCGGTGGAGGTGATAAGCGAAACCCTCGCCCGCCTCGCCGCCTATGACGCCATCCAGCCGCAGATCTGGATCAGCCGGGCATCGCCCGAAACGCTGCTGGCCACCGCCGCCGCCATCGACGCACGCGTGGCGGCGGGCGAGGATCTGCCGCTTGCCGGCGTCCCCTTTGCGGTGAAGGACAATATCGATGTGGCGGGGTTTGAAACCACCGCCGCCTGCCCTGCTTTTGCCTATCGGCCCGATGCTTCGGCCCCGGTGGTTGAACGCCTGCTGGCGGCGGGCGCGATCTGTGTCGGCAAGACAAACCTCGACCAATTCGCCACCGGCCTTGTCGGCACGCGCAGCCCCTATGGCATTCCGCGCAACGCCTATAATCTGGCCTATGTCAGCGGCGGATCGAGTTCCGGCTCCTCAGTGGCGGTGGCGGCCGGATTGGTCGCCTTTGCGCTGGGCACGGATACGGCGGGGTCGGGGCGCGTGCCTGCCGCCTTCAACCATCTGATCGGCTTTAAGCCCACCAAGGGGCGGTGGAGCACATCGGGCCTTGTGCCCGCCTGCCGCACGCTCGACTGCATCACGGTCTTTACCGATGATACGGCGGACGCACGGCTGATCGACGGGGTGGTGGCCGGTTTCGATCCCGCCGATCCCTATTCCAAACCCTTGGCCGACCGACCGCGCGCGGCGCGCACCATCGGCGTTCCGCGCCGCGATCAACGCCTGTTCTTTGGCGATGCGGAGAGCGAATATCTCTATACCCAAGCTCTCGAAACACTTTCCGCACAGGGCCGGATCGTCGAGATCGACATGGCCCCGCTGCAGGAGGCCGCGCAATTGCTCTATGGCGGCCCATGGGTGGCCGAACGCAGCGCCGCCATCGCGGGCCTGCTGGCCGACAATCCTGATGCCATCGACCCCACCGTGCGCGCCGTGGTCGAGCCTGGGCTGGAGATCGGCGCGGTGGAGCTGTGGCAGGGGATCTATTGCCTCGCCGCGCTCAAACGCCATGCCGACCAGATGTGGGAAGAGATCGACATTCTCGCCTTCCCCACCGCCGGCACCACCTATCGCGTGGCCGAACTGGCCGCCGCGCCCATCGCGCTCAACAGCAACCTTGGCGCCTATACCAATTTCGTGAACCTGCTGGATATGGCGGCGCTGGCCGTCCCCGCGGGCGCACGCCACAATGGCACCGGCTTTGGCATCACGCTGATCGGGCCTGCCGATTGCGACCGGGCGCTGCTGGATATGGCCGATGCCTATCTCGATGCCGCCGCCCTTCCCCCCATTCCACCCCTCGATCTGGAGGCGAAAATGCAGACCGTGAAACTGGCCGTTGTCGGCGCCCATCTCAAGGATATGCCGCTCCACTGGCAATTGACCAGCCGCGATGCCTCCTTTGTGGGGGCCTTTGAAACTGCGCCTCATTACCGGCTCTATGCGATGGCCGACAGCGTGCCGCCCAAGCCTGCACTGATCCATTCCGAGGATGGAGCATCAATCAAGGTCGAGGTCTATGAACTGGGCGTGGCCGAGTTCGGAAGTTTCGTCGTCGAGGTGCCCGCCCCGCTGGCTATCGGCACGGTGACGCTGGCCGATGGGTCCAGCGTCAAGGGCTTCGTGGCCGAGCCGCGCGCGATTGTCGGGGCCACCGACATCACCGAACTGGGCGGGTGGCGCGCCTATATCGCCTCGCGCGCCTGA
- a CDS encoding UrcA family protein → MMKILFAALAAVSLAAGASAAQAGTPGENPLARDSAVLHLNGLDLATVAGQQRLAIRLDQAAAAVCGDRLAGVHLALEEQSRACRAGVVADVRAQIERRQAAAQGKVQFASAR, encoded by the coding sequence ATGATGAAGATTCTATTCGCGGCTCTGGCCGCTGTCTCGCTGGCCGCTGGGGCTTCGGCGGCGCAGGCCGGGACCCCCGGCGAAAACCCTCTGGCCAGAGACAGCGCGGTGCTGCACCTCAACGGTCTGGACCTTGCCACCGTGGCCGGGCAGCAGCGTCTGGCGATCCGGTTGGATCAGGCGGCGGCGGCCGTTTGCGGCGATCGGCTTGCCGGTGTGCATCTGGCGCTTGAGGAACAGTCTCGCGCCTGCCGCGCCGGGGTCGTGGCCGATGTCCGCGCCCAGATCGAACGGCGTCAGGCCGCGGCGCAGGGCAAGGTGCAATTCGCCTCTGCGCGATAA
- the uca gene encoding urea carboxylase codes for MSFDTVLIANRGAIATRIIRTLRKMGLRSVAVYSQADEASLHVAQADEAICIGEGRASESYLNIPAIIAAAQKSGAGAIHPGYGFLAESTEFAQACAEAGIVFIGPTPDNIRSFGLKHSARALAAAHDVPLAPGSDLLTDEGQALEAAAQIGYPVMLKATAGGGGIGMRICENDEDVREGFAAVARLGMSNFGDAGVFLESYIRRARHIEVQIFGDGQGRIMALGERDCSLQRRNQKVLEEAPAPLLPAHVRADLIASAIRLGQAANYRSAGTVEFLYDADRQSFFFLEMNTRLQVEHGVTEEVMSIDLVEWMIRGAGGDYSFLDAPTPEPKGHSIQVRLYAEDPGLDYRPTSGTLTAVTFPDTIRAETWVMAGSEVSVWYDPMLAKLIVHAPTREEAVAAMQAALGETRLDGIETNLRWLRDVVRLPAFTSGEVSTRALDQVEFRPRAIRVISGGTATTVQDWPGRQKLWAVGVPPSGPMDDQSFRLGNRLIGNAEGTAGLEVTNTGPTLSFTAPATICLMGADFGATLDGAPIERGRPIHVLAGQTLAMGRARGGGMRGYILFAGGFDLAPYLGSLSTFELGQFGGHAARRLMAGDTIHFGDEPLAAPLPAAALPELPGEWAIRVLYGPHGAPDFFTPADIDTIISAPWQVHYNSNRTGVRLVGPKPQWARKDGGEAGLHPSNIHDNPYAIGAVDFTGDMPIILGPDGPSLGGFVCPFVVIAADRWKIGQLAAGDTLRFVPVSIEDAAKADAAQSALLSTGQAAPSSPARAIEALSPILAETPEAPGRPRTTYRQQGDRNILVEYGPITLDIELRIRVHALMTELERLATPGIIDIVPGIRSLQLHFDGAVIDQKSALSLLIEAEERLGDLADFTIPSRIVHLPLSWRDPATIETIEKYMGAVRDDAPWCPDNIEFIRRVNGLPDAAAVENLIFEANYLVMGLGDVYLGAPVATPVDPRHRLVTTKYNPARTWTPPNVVGIGGAYMCIYGMEGPGGYQLFGRTIQVWNTYRQTQDFIENKPWLLRFFDQIRFYPVSAEELAEWRRDFPSGRRAIRVEPSQFRLADYRAFLADNAQGIAEFEARREAAFAAEREDWQRKGEFDRVSSLNEEDTPQTADITLPEGSELIEAPFGGSVWKLLVAAGDEVSAGETIAVLETMKMECPIESPGSGTIAALYMAEKQSLQPGAPMLALRRHA; via the coding sequence ATGAGCTTTGACACCGTCCTGATCGCCAATCGCGGGGCGATCGCCACCCGCATCATCCGCACTCTGCGCAAGATGGGCCTGCGCTCGGTCGCGGTCTATTCGCAGGCCGACGAGGCCTCGCTCCATGTGGCCCAGGCCGATGAGGCGATCTGCATCGGGGAAGGCAGAGCCTCCGAAAGCTATCTCAACATTCCCGCGATCATCGCGGCGGCGCAGAAATCGGGCGCGGGGGCGATCCACCCCGGCTATGGCTTCCTTGCCGAAAGCACCGAATTTGCGCAGGCATGTGCAGAGGCGGGCATCGTCTTTATCGGCCCCACGCCCGACAATATCCGCAGCTTTGGCCTCAAACACAGCGCCCGCGCGCTGGCCGCCGCGCATGATGTGCCGCTGGCCCCCGGCTCCGACCTGCTGACCGACGAGGGCCAAGCGCTGGAGGCCGCCGCACAGATCGGCTATCCGGTCATGCTCAAAGCCACGGCAGGCGGCGGCGGCATCGGCATGCGCATTTGCGAGAATGACGAGGACGTGCGCGAGGGCTTTGCCGCCGTGGCGCGGTTGGGCATGAGCAATTTCGGCGATGCCGGCGTGTTCCTCGAAAGCTACATCCGCCGCGCCCGCCATATCGAGGTCCAGATCTTCGGCGATGGGCAGGGGCGCATCATGGCGCTGGGCGAGCGCGACTGCTCCTTGCAACGCCGCAACCAAAAGGTGCTGGAGGAAGCCCCCGCGCCCCTGCTGCCCGCCCATGTCCGCGCCGACCTCATCGCCTCGGCCATTCGGCTGGGTCAGGCGGCGAATTACCGCTCGGCGGGCACGGTCGAATTCCTCTATGATGCCGACCGCCAGAGCTTCTTCTTCCTAGAAATGAACACCCGCCTGCAGGTCGAACATGGCGTCACCGAGGAGGTGATGAGCATCGATCTGGTCGAATGGATGATCCGGGGCGCAGGCGGCGATTACAGCTTCCTCGACGCGCCCACGCCCGAACCCAAGGGCCATTCCATTCAGGTCCGCCTCTATGCCGAAGACCCCGGCCTCGATTATCGCCCCACATCGGGCACGCTGACCGCCGTCACCTTCCCCGACACTATCCGCGCCGAAACATGGGTCATGGCGGGCAGCGAGGTCAGCGTCTGGTATGACCCGATGCTGGCGAAACTGATCGTCCATGCGCCCACGCGCGAAGAGGCCGTGGCCGCGATGCAGGCGGCGCTGGGCGAAACGCGCCTTGACGGGATCGAGACGAACCTGCGCTGGCTGCGCGATGTGGTGCGCCTGCCTGCCTTCACCAGCGGCGAGGTTTCCACCCGCGCCCTCGATCAGGTCGAGTTCCGCCCCCGCGCGATCCGCGTGATCTCGGGCGGCACGGCCACCACAGTGCAGGACTGGCCGGGACGGCAAAAGCTGTGGGCCGTGGGCGTGCCCCCCTCCGGCCCGATGGACGATCAAAGCTTCCGTCTGGGCAATCGCCTGATCGGCAATGCCGAGGGCACGGCGGGGCTGGAAGTCACCAACACCGGCCCGACGCTGAGCTTTACCGCACCCGCCACGATCTGCCTGATGGGCGCGGATTTCGGCGCCACGCTGGACGGCGCGCCCATCGAACGCGGACGGCCGATCCATGTGCTTGCAGGCCAGACATTGGCCATGGGCCGGGCACGCGGCGGCGGGATGCGCGGTTATATCCTGTTTGCGGGCGGCTTCGACCTCGCGCCCTATCTGGGCAGCCTCAGCACGTTTGAATTGGGCCAGTTCGGCGGCCATGCCGCGCGGCGGTTGATGGCGGGCGACACGATACACTTTGGCGATGAACCCTTGGCCGCGCCCCTGCCCGCCGCCGCCTTGCCCGAATTGCCGGGCGAATGGGCGATCCGCGTGCTCTATGGCCCCCATGGCGCGCCCGATTTCTTCACGCCCGCCGACATTGACACGATCATCTCCGCCCCGTGGCAGGTGCATTACAACAGCAACCGCACCGGCGTGCGCCTTGTCGGCCCGAAACCGCAATGGGCGCGCAAGGATGGCGGCGAGGCGGGGCTGCACCCTTCAAACATCCACGACAATCCCTATGCCATCGGCGCGGTCGATTTCACCGGCGACATGCCGATCATCCTTGGCCCGGATGGCCCCTCGCTGGGCGGTTTCGTCTGCCCCTTCGTGGTGATCGCGGCGGATCGGTGGAAGATCGGGCAACTGGCGGCGGGCGACACTTTGCGCTTCGTGCCGGTCAGCATTGAGGACGCCGCCAAGGCCGACGCCGCGCAATCGGCGCTGCTTTCCACCGGACAGGCCGCGCCCTCCAGCCCGGCGCGCGCCATTGAGGCGCTCTCGCCCATTCTGGCCGAGACGCCCGAGGCGCCGGGCCGCCCCCGCACCACCTATCGCCAGCAGGGCGACCGCAACATTCTGGTCGAATATGGCCCGATCACGCTGGACATCGAATTGCGCATCCGCGTCCATGCGCTGATGACCGAACTGGAGCGTTTGGCAACCCCCGGCATCATCGACATCGTGCCCGGCATCCGTTCTCTCCAACTGCATTTCGACGGCGCGGTAATCGACCAGAAATCGGCGCTTTCCCTGCTGATCGAGGCCGAGGAAAGGCTGGGCGATCTGGCCGATTTCACAATTCCCAGCCGCATCGTCCATCTGCCGCTGAGCTGGCGCGATCCGGCGACCATCGAGACGATCGAGAAATATATGGGCGCGGTGCGCGACGATGCGCCATGGTGCCCGGACAACATCGAATTCATCCGCCGCGTCAACGGCCTGCCCGATGCCGCCGCGGTCGAGAACCTGATCTTCGAGGCCAATTATCTGGTGATGGGCCTTGGCGATGTTTATCTGGGCGCCCCGGTGGCAACGCCGGTTGATCCGCGCCACCGGCTGGTCACCACCAAATACAATCCGGCGCGCACATGGACGCCGCCCAATGTGGTGGGCATCGGCGGGGCCTATATGTGCATCTATGGCATGGAGGGACCGGGCGGATATCAGCTCTTTGGCCGCACCATTCAGGTGTGGAACACCTATCGTCAGACGCAGGACTTCATCGAGAACAAGCCCTGGCTGCTGCGCTTTTTCGACCAGATCCGGTTCTATCCGGTTTCGGCCGAGGAACTGGCCGAATGGCGGCGGGATTTTCCCAGCGGACGGCGCGCGATCCGCGTCGAACCTTCGCAATTCCGTTTGGCCGACTACCGCGCTTTTCTGGCCGACAATGCGCAAGGAATCGCCGAATTTGAGGCCCGGCGCGAGGCCGCCTTTGCGGCGGAACGCGAGGACTGGCAGCGCAAGGGCGAGTTCGACCGCGTTTCCAGCCTGAACGAGGAGGACACGCCCCAGACCGCCGACATCACCCTGCCGGAGGGCAGCGAATTGATCGAAGCGCCCTTTGGCGGCAGCGTATGGAAACTGCTGGTGGCAGCAGGCGATGAGGTGAGCGCGGGCGAAACCATCGCGGTCCTCGAAACCATGAAGATGGAATGCCCGATCGAAAGTCCGGGCAGCGGCACCATCGCCGCGCTCTACATGGCCGAGAAGCAATCCCTGCAACCGGGCGCGCCGATGCTGGCGCTGCGGAGGCACGCATGA
- a CDS encoding sterol desaturase family protein, with the protein MNGVLVGKRIIGAEAPVTIGWENIPRVEGGPIRQFIFTWFQPTMLFAMLAFWYYAPNSIAKASTAIYIGIGFKVLLLALEWVNPRFASWRLTWKELATDLFYVGLGYTLIRIMNSFIGSGVMIKAIQHAMHWDKATWFTGLPLLVQAFLISFIFDFGQYWMHRGMHNWYPLWLPHSVHHYITQLNINKGAVGNPVELFLIGLGVGGFFDFLPRAALMAGAFGLAIGTYQHINVRFNSPRWWRFLFNTTEHHSLHHSQDFEATRSNYAGSYIFIDRMFGTCVDGEAELLGLEGGRRMSIREQMTYPFTEGWKTMKEKYGRSAPAPMTEPAE; encoded by the coding sequence ATGAACGGCGTTCTCGTAGGCAAGCGGATCATTGGGGCCGAAGCGCCCGTCACCATCGGTTGGGAAAACATTCCCCGCGTCGAGGGCGGCCCGATCCGGCAATTCATTTTCACCTGGTTTCAGCCGACCATGCTCTTTGCGATGCTGGCCTTCTGGTACTATGCGCCCAATTCCATCGCCAAGGCCTCGACCGCGATCTATATAGGCATTGGTTTCAAGGTGTTGCTGCTGGCGCTCGAATGGGTCAATCCGCGTTTCGCCAGTTGGCGTCTGACGTGGAAAGAGCTGGCCACCGACCTGTTTTATGTGGGGCTGGGCTATACGCTGATCCGCATCATGAACAGTTTCATCGGCAGCGGCGTGATGATCAAGGCGATCCAGCACGCGATGCATTGGGACAAGGCCACCTGGTTCACCGGCCTGCCGCTGCTGGTACAGGCTTTCCTGATCTCATTCATCTTCGATTTCGGGCAATATTGGATGCACCGGGGGATGCACAACTGGTATCCGCTCTGGCTGCCCCATTCTGTGCATCATTACATCACCCAGCTCAACATCAACAAAGGTGCGGTCGGCAATCCGGTGGAACTGTTCCTGATCGGGCTGGGCGTGGGCGGCTTTTTCGATTTCCTGCCGCGCGCGGCGCTGATGGCGGGGGCCTTTGGCCTGGCGATCGGCACGTATCAGCATATCAACGTCCGCTTCAATTCGCCCCGCTGGTGGCGCTTCCTGTTCAACACGACCGAGCATCACAGTCTGCACCATTCGCAGGATTTCGAGGCCACGCGCAGCAATTACGCCGGTTCCTATATTTTCATCGACCGCATGTTCGGCACCTGCGTCGATGGCGAGGCCGAATTGCTGGGGCTGGAAGGCGGGCGCCGCATGTCGATCCGCGAACAGATGACCTATCCCTTCACAGAGGGTTGGAAGACGATGAAGGAAAAATACGGCCGCAGCGCCCCGGCGCCCATGACGGAGCCTGCCGAATGA
- a CDS encoding tetratricopeptide repeat-containing sulfotransferase family protein, with product MRIAAKDGRMDQGAAARQALRRGDWAAARRLAAGLMARSPAEGAFVLGVAAASAGRVVEALAHFRQAVMCDPPEASRSGEYRAQLARTLSLLRRDGEAAQVLQEAEQNLPQDALSLDTLGCVYARLGRHEAALPHFLAAVAREPDNREYRYNQAVTLNFLGRAEEAEAALEALIALAPDDARAHHLLASLRKQSAGRNHIPRLETVYERAKSGRDRLLIGYALAKELEDIGEEARGFATLCAVNAAHRRDLAYDPAQDAANFQAMQDAWPIMAEAKDAPKDAPVFIIGMPRTGTTLVDRILSSHPDLESAGELQAMPLAVKAMAGTGGRNVLDPETAMAAARGDMAALGRDYLRRAGHHLGGKAPRFIDKFPGNFHYAGVIAHALPHARIVCLRRHPMDTVLANFRNLFAISSRYYDYSYDLLDIAAYYAGFDRLMAFWRHVLPGRVMELAYEDLVSDQEGQTRALLAHCGLEWDARCLSFQDNAAPVATPSAAQVRRPIYRDSVARWRRHEEALAPVRAYFESVGIAVD from the coding sequence ATGCGGATCGCGGCAAAGGACGGGCGGATGGATCAGGGCGCGGCGGCGCGACAGGCCTTGCGGCGGGGCGACTGGGCGGCAGCGCGGAGGCTGGCGGCGGGGTTGATGGCGCGCTCGCCTGCCGAGGGAGCGTTCGTGCTGGGCGTCGCGGCGGCCTCGGCGGGGCGGGTGGTTGAGGCGCTGGCCCATTTCCGGCAGGCGGTGATGTGCGATCCTCCTGAAGCATCAAGGAGCGGCGAATATCGCGCCCAGCTTGCCCGGACGCTCAGCCTGTTGCGCCGCGATGGCGAGGCCGCGCAGGTGTTGCAGGAAGCCGAACAGAACCTGCCGCAGGACGCCCTCAGCCTCGATACGCTGGGCTGCGTCTATGCCCGGCTGGGTCGGCATGAGGCGGCCTTGCCCCATTTTCTGGCCGCCGTTGCGCGCGAGCCGGACAATCGCGAATATCGGTATAATCAGGCCGTGACGCTCAATTTCCTGGGCCGGGCGGAGGAGGCGGAGGCGGCGCTGGAGGCTCTGATCGCGCTGGCCCCCGATGATGCGCGGGCGCATCATCTGCTGGCCAGCTTGCGCAAACAGAGCGCGGGGCGCAACCATATTCCGCGTCTGGAAACCGTCTATGAGCGGGCGAAATCAGGGCGCGACCGGCTCTTGATCGGCTATGCGCTGGCCAAGGAGTTGGAGGACATCGGCGAAGAGGCGCGCGGATTTGCCACGCTTTGCGCGGTCAATGCCGCGCACAGGCGCGATCTGGCCTATGACCCGGCGCAGGATGCCGCCAATTTTCAAGCGATGCAGGACGCCTGGCCGATCATGGCCGAGGCGAAGGACGCGCCAAAGGACGCGCCCGTCTTCATCATCGGCATGCCGCGCACGGGCACAACGCTGGTTGACCGCATCCTGTCCTCGCATCCCGATCTGGAAAGCGCGGGCGAATTGCAGGCGATGCCGCTGGCGGTGAAGGCCATGGCGGGCACCGGCGGGCGCAATGTGCTGGACCCGGAAACGGCGATGGCGGCGGCGCGGGGGGATATGGCGGCGCTGGGGCGCGATTATCTGCGCCGGGCGGGGCACCATCTGGGGGGCAAGGCGCCGCGTTTCATCGACAAATTTCCCGGCAATTTCCATTATGCGGGCGTTATCGCGCATGCCTTGCCCCATGCGCGCATCGTGTGCCTGCGGCGGCATCCGATGGATACGGTGCTGGCCAATTTCCGCAATTTGTTCGCCATTTCCTCGCGTTATTATGACTACAGCTATGACCTGCTGGATATTGCCGCCTATTATGCGGGCTTTGACCGGCTGATGGCCTTCTGGCGTCATGTGCTGCCGGGGCGCGTGATGGAACTGGCCTATGAGGATCTGGTGAGCGATCAGGAGGGGCAGACCCGCGCCCTGTTGGCCCATTGCGGGCTGGAATGGGACGCGCGATGCCTGTCTTTTCAGGACAATGCCGCCCCGGTTGCCACGCCCAGCGCGGCGCAGGTGCGCAGGCCCATCTATCGCGACTCGGTGGCGCGCTGGCGGCGGCATGAAGAGGCGCTGGCCCCGGTGCGCGCCTATTTCGAAAGCGTTGGGATCGCGGTGGACTGA